A genome region from Vicia villosa cultivar HV-30 ecotype Madison, WI unplaced genomic scaffold, Vvil1.0 ctg.000011F_1_1, whole genome shotgun sequence includes the following:
- the LOC131621799 gene encoding uncharacterized protein LOC131621799, translated as MDILTDTVKEHTRHTRAYKIPDIDVSGLIGLSSRLKGEVLRDFNHDYGNLLSILNTSFDPMALITLFQFYDPHLRCFTFQDYQLVPTLEEFSYILNIRITDDVPFVRVPKFVRFEKIAEALHMGIKEVERNWKSSGGIPGFYLCFLISRAEDAAKKEHWVDFSRLLAIMIYGIVLFPSRENFVSLAAICVFMNKNPVPTLLADAYFSIHSRSKKGGYVVGSCLPLLYQWFMLHLPVRGPFVLKKSSLKWSGRIVNLTSYDIRWNYCVGKVWNIITSCGQYSNVPLMGTRGCISYNPTLAYRQLGYAMEGSQNDVEAFGSVYFADGKDPLELEKIAYAWTKVHRRDQTTLSKKVSIAMGPYRKWVEARAANLLLPFARSCPLYEQPPVVLSDTVATELYIQAEADNIKLKARDNEVGLERYFQDHEKAELARKLKHVQGEGSNMTRAQRRSQDLMEESLYRKQRDCVKLRRSENNIKRKVHDSERQLMEEKAKSARLEEELASLRAQRRGDGGAHSVIR; from the coding sequence ATGGACATTCTCACTGATACTGTCAAAGAACATACGAGGCATACCAGAGCTTACAAGATTCCGGATATTGATGTTTCGGGGTTGATTGGTTTGAGTTCTCGGTTGAAAGGGGAGGTTCTCCGTGACTTCAATCATGATTATGGCAATTTGCTCTCCATCCTCAATACATCTTTTGATCCGATGGCTTTGATCACCCtgtttcagttctatgatccgcaCTTGAGATGTTTTACTTTTCAGGACTATCAATTGGTCCCAACGCTCGAGGAATTTTCTTACATACTCAACATCCGAATCACTGATGATGTACCTTTTGTTCGAGTTCCTAAATTTGTGAGATTTGAAAAAATAGCTGAAGCTCTTCACATGGGTATAAAGGAGGTAGAAAGAAATTGGAAATCATCGGGCGGTATTCCTGGTTTCTATCTTTGCTTTCTGATTAGTAGGGCTGAGGATGCGGCTAAGAAAGAGCATTGGGTTGATTTTAGTCGTTTGCTTGCTATCATGATCTATGGTATTGTCTTATTTCCATCAAGGGAGAACTTTGTGAGTTTGGCGGCGATTTGTGTCTTTATGAACAAAAACCCTGTGCCAACGTTGCTTGCAGATGCTTATTTTTCGATCCATTCGAGAAGTAAGAAGGGAGGATATGTTGTTGGTTCTTGTCTTCCGTTGTTGTATCAGTGGTTCATGTTGCATTTACCAGTGAGAGGACCTTttgtgctcaagaagagttctctAAAGTGGTCAGGTAGGATTGTTAACCTCACATCTTATGACATCAGGTGGAACTATTGTGTAGGGAAGGTTTGGAACATCATCACTAGTTGCGGTCAATATTCCAATGTTCCTCTCATGGGAACCAGAGGTTGTATTAGTTATAATCCCACGCTCGCCTACCGTCAATTGGGGTATGCAATGGAAGGGTCTcagaatgatgtagaagcgtttgGATCAGTGTACTTTGCTGATGGTAAAGATCCTCTGGAGCTAGAGAAGATAGCGTATGCTTGGACTAAAGTCCATAGAAGGGATCAGACTACTTTGAGCAAGAAGGTTTCTATTGCTATGGGTCCTTACAGGAAATGGGTTGAGGCAAGAGCGGCAAATCTGTTGCTGCCATTTGCGAGGTCATGTCCATTGTATGAGCAACCTCCCGTGGTTTTATCTGATACAGTTGCAACTGAACTCTATATTCAAGCCGAAGCGGACAACATCAAGCTAAAAGCAAGGGACAATGAGGTTGGCTTAGAGAGGTATTTTCAGGATCACGAAAAGGCGGAATTAGCTCGTAAGCTCAAGCATGTACAAGGTGAAGGTTCAAACATGACACGTGCTCAAAGGCGATCTCAGGACTTGATGGAAGAAAGCTTGTACCGAAAACAGCGAGACTGTGTGAAGTTGCGAAGGTCCGAAAACAATATCAAGAGAAAGGTGCATGATTCGGAAAGGCAATTGATGGAAGAGAAAGCCAAGTCAGCTCGACTTGAAGAAGAGCTTGCAAGCCTCCGAGCCCAACGGAGAGGAGATGGGGGAGCTCATTCTGTTATCAGATGA
- the LOC131621800 gene encoding uncharacterized protein LOC131621800: MNAVRKFMNTTWNFVSMPDLYYNEEGYFIVRFRNSEDKTAVFMHGPYTIYKKPILLHDWSPKFTLQDDILRVLPIWVMFPQLPLVYWGEKSIGKIASAIGKPLMTDECTAKKLRVSYARVLIEVDVTKELKNYITIRDPTGEKLMQQVDYEWKPPYCTQCNKVGHVCKSKTEKPKQVYVQKQVVINPAKTKEANQDIAQDKKITPKKEKEVPWIPVRTASKNRGKDPVIQTEVNCSNGFDLLNQGECSNPFHVP, encoded by the coding sequence ATGAATGCTGTTAGGAAATTTATGAATACGACCTGGAATTTTGTTTCGATGCCGGATCTATACTACAATGAAGAGGGGTACTTTATCGTTCGATTTAGGAATAGTGAGGACAAGACTGCTGTGTTCATGCATGGACCATACACAATATATAAGAAACCTATCCTGTTACACGATTGGAGTCCTAAATTCACCTTACAGGATGATATTCTCAGGGTTCTGCCGATTTGGGTGATGTTTCCCCAATTGCCTCTGGTGTACTGGGGAGAAAAAAGCATAGGGAAGATAGCAAGTGCCATTGGAAAACCATTAATGACTGATGAGTGTACAGCAAAGAAACTTCGGGTTTCCTATGCAAGAGTTCTCATTGAGGTTGATGTCACCAAGGAACTTAAGAATTACATCACCATCCGGGATCCTACAGGGGAGAAACTGATGCAACAAGTGGATTATGAGTGGAAACCCCCTTACTGCACCCAATGCAATAAGGTTGGTCATGTGTGTAAGTCAAAAACTGAGAAACCGAAGCAAGTCTATGTCCAGAAACAGGTGGTAATTAATCCAGCAAAGACTAAGGAAGCCAACCAAGACATAGCACAAGATAAGAAGATAACTcctaagaaagagaaagaggtGCCTTGGATCCCTGTTAGAACTGCTAGCAAGAACAGAGGCAAAGATCCAGTGATCCAAACTGAAGTAAATTGCTCGAATGGTTTTGACCTTTTGAATCAAGGTGAATGTTCCAACCCTTTCCATGTACCATGA
- the LOC131621801 gene encoding uncharacterized protein LOC131621801: protein MMISWNVRGLDKHVRSMEVGAHLTMNKVSCVALLETRVKINNKEKSRKHLGLDWHFIDNYAHHLNGRIWLGWDHRLWHIKEIGASDQYLHCEVSNSRDDFSHFLTVIYAQNQLTNRRKLWADLQTIGISISKPWIIIGDFNNVLRSDDRIEGSEVHEFEYRDLEYLMESLGLFEHDTKGPHFTWSNKHADGLIYSRIDRALCNRQWFTKYQDSVIEILQPHISDHSPLKLSLETTTVSLHRRRFQFLNVVIENPEYMEQLKNSWQQEIVERPMFRLWKKLIRLQPVMKALNKAVTEEVRKIQECRDKLDQAQKMLQSDVRNPEYCRMVKHWTEELLKQTELEEKILKQKAKIDWIQLGDGNNAYFFANLKAKNK from the coding sequence ATGATGATAAGCTGGAATGTTCGAGGGCTGGATAAACATGTTAGAAGCATGGAGGTTGGAGCCCACCTCACGATGAATAAGGTTAGTTGTGTTGCTTTGCTTGAAActagagtaaaaataaataataaagagaaGAGTAGAAAGCATCTGGGATTAGACTGGCATTTTATTGATAATTATGCACACCATTTAAATGGTAGAATTTGGCTTGGATGGGATCACAGACTTTGGCACATCAAAGAGATAGGAGCTTCTGATCAGTATCTGCATTGTGAAGTATCCAATAGCAGAGATGATTTTTCTCATTTCCTAACTGTTATATATGCTCAAAATCAATTGACTAATAGAAGGAAACTTTGGGCTGATTTACAGACGATTGGGATATCTATATCTAAACCATGGATCATTATTGGTGATTTTAATAATGTTTTGAGGAGTGATGACAGGATTGAAGGGTCTGAAGTCCATGAGTTTGAATATAGGGATTTGGAATACCTGATGGAGTCTTTAGGTTTGTTTGAACATGATACTAAGGGTCCTCACTTTACTTGGTCGAATAAACATGCTGATGGTTTAATCTACTCAAGGATAGATAGGGCCCTGTGCAACAGGCAGTGGTTCACAAAATACCAGGATAGTGTTATTGAGATTCTTCAACCACATATCTCTGACCACTCTCCCCTGAAACTCAGTCTAGAGACCACAACTGTGAGCCTGCATAGAAGGAGATTCCAATTCCTAAATGTGGTAATTGAAAATCCAGAGTATATGGAGCAATTGAAAAATAGTTGGCAACAAGAGATTGTGGAGAGGCCTATGTTTAGACTTTGGAAGAAATTGATTAGGCTCCAACCTGTTATGAAGGCTCTTAATAAGGCTGTCACTGAGGAGGTGAGGAAAATTCAAGAGTGTCGTGATAAACTAGATCAGGCCCAAAAAATGCTCCAGTCTGATGTTAGGAATCCTGAATACTGTAGGATGGTGAAACATTGGACTGAGGAGTTGTTGAAGCAGACTGAGCTGGAAGAGAAAATTTTGAAGCAAAAGGCCAAGATTGACTGGATTCAGTTAGGTGATGGCAATAATGCATACTTTTTTGCTAATCTGAAAGCAAAGAACAAGTAA